The DNA region TTTGTATCCATAATAATGTGGTTATAGCGCTTACAGTCAAGTCATTTATTGGATTTTGTAACGTTACAATTAGAATTACATGCAATTCCCCGTTTAAAAGTCATACGTAATTAGGAGGATGCGTCAACATGAGGAAAAAGAGAATCGCCATGCTTCTCGCCTTGACGCTGGTATGCGGCACTATGCTCACCGCTTGCGGAGGCGGCGGGAAAGCTGCTGACGGGACGACCACCGTAGAGTTCTGGGCCGCACCGAACCCGCCGCAGCAGGCCTTCTGGCAGGAGATGGCCAAGGAATACGAGAGCGTTACGCCGGGCGTGAAGATCAACGTCAGCCCGATCAAGGAATCGCCAAGCTCGGAAGCCAGCATCCAGGCAGCCATCGCAGGCGGCAATGCGCCGACGGTAGCCGAAAACATCAATCGCGGCTTCGCGGCCCAGCTGTCGAACAGCAAAGCGCTCATTCCTCTTGACGAGCTGCCCCAATTCCAAGAGATCGTCAGCTCCCGCAACATGAAGGGGACGATCAAGCCATGGGTATTCGCCGACGGTCACCAGTACGTGCTGCCGATCTATTCCAATCCGATGCTGATCGGATGGCGCACCGACCTGCTCCGCGAAATCGGCTACAACGAGCCGCCCCGTACGTACGGCGAGATTTTGGATGCCACGAGCAAGCTGAAGGAGAAGCATCCGGATAAATTCATGTGGACGAAAGGCGCCGACCTGGCGGATCCGACCGCATGGAAGCGCTGGTTCGACTTCTTCCTGCTGTACAATGCGGCCTCGGACGGCAACAAGTTCGTCGAGGGAACCAGCCTGGTTGCGGATGACAAAGCCGGCGTCGAAGTGCTGAGCTTCGTCGATAAGCTTCGCCAAGCGGGCGGCATTCTGTCCCAGAACGCAACGGACCCGTTCGAGACCGGAGCCGGCGTATTCACCGATATCGGCCCTTGGACCTTCGATATGTGGAAGACGAAGTATCCGGAGCTTAAGTACGGCGAGAATTATGAATTGACGCTGCCTCCTGTTCCGGAGGGCATGGACCCTGCGGATGCGAAGACTTATGCGGACGCCAAGGGCCTCGTCATCTTCCGGGGCGCACCGGAAGCATCCCGGCAGGCAGCCGCCGAGTTCCTGAAATGGGTGTATTCCAAGGAAGAGCATGACGTGAAATGGTTCGAGCAGACCAATCTGCCGCCAGCACGCGATGATTTGACGGAGCTGGAAGGCTTCAAGCAGATCCTCGCGGAGAAGCCGGAGCTTGCTCCTTACGCCGAAGCGGTGTCCAAGGGCGTGCCGGCAATGGACAATCCGAAGTTTAACGAGATTCAGACGCTGATCGGCCAAGAGGCCTTCAATAAAATCATCCGCGGTGAAATCGATCCGCAGACCGGGTGGGATAACATGAAGAAAGCGATTGAAGGTGAGCTTCAATCATGATCGATAAGCGAAATGATAAATTGGGCTGGATATTCTCCAGCCCCTACCTTATTTTCGGACTGGTGTTCTTCCTGGGGCCGCTCGTGTGGTCCCTCTACCTGTCCTTCACGGATTGGGATCTCATTGCCCCGGAATATGATTATGTAGGGCTAGACAACTTCCTGAAAGCCATGGCAACGCCTGGGGTACAGGCGGCCTTCTGGGTGACCTACAAATTCATGATCATCTTCGTTCCACTGGTCACGGCCATGTCGCTGGCCGTCGCCGTCGTCATCCAAGGCTTGCCCCGGTTCAAAAGCGTATACCTGATCGGGTTCTTCCTGCCGTATCTGTCCTCGGGGGTCGTCGCATCGCTGATCGTGCAAGGCTTCCTGTCCTACAACAGTCCGGTCAACGAATTTCTGAGAGGGACATTCGGCATTCAGATCGACTGGCTCGGCTCCCCTCTCTCGGCGCTGTTTATCGTCGGTTTGATTTTGGCCTGGAAATTTACGGGCTACTATGCGCTGATCCTGACTTCGGGACTGGAGAGCATCGATAAGGAAGTCTATGAGGCCGCGGCCATTGACGGCGTCACGGACCGGCAACGCTTTTGGAAAATTACGCTGCCGCTCCTGTATCCTGCCCTCTATACGACGCTTATTCTCTCGTTTGGCGTTACCTTCGGCATCTTCACGGAAGTGTACCAGCTAACGGGCGGCGGTCCGAACTTCGCGACGAACACCTGGCAGATGGAAATTTTCAATCAAGCCTTTACGAATCTGCAAGCGGGATATGCTTCGGCGATCGCCATTCTGGCATCTCTGGTAACGTTCATCTCCATCTTCGCAATTCGCAAAGTGCTGGAAATGTGGGGGAAACGCAATGGTTGGGTCTAATAAAAACAACAAGCGGCGTCTTGCGGTCCGTTATGTCTTGGCAACCCTGCTGCTCCTGGTCATGGTCTATCCGTATCTGTACATGGTGCTCAATTCGTTTGCCGATTGGTCGCAGGTGGACCGGCAGCTGGTTCCGAGCAAATATTCGCTTCAATCCTATGAATGGCTGCTGACCGGCGGCGAGGTCGGCATTGCCCGGCCGTGGACGAACGCATTCCTGAACAGCGTTATCGTGTCCATCGCCTCCACCTTCCTGATGATGCTCTTCGGGATCATGGTGGCTTATGCCCTGTCCAAGATGAAGTTCCGGGGCCGGGACACCGTGAACAACTTCGTGCTCTTTCATATGTTCTTCCCGGCCATCATCCTGCTGATCCCCAACTTTCTGATTATTCAGAAGCTGGGGCTGTACGACACGTATTGGGCGATGATCATACCGAAGGCGGTCAGCCTGTGGGCCATCTTCATGTACACGAATTTCTTCAAGGCGATCCCTGACGCGTTCATCGAGGCAGCCAAGCTGGACGGCGCTTCAGACTTTAAAATTTTGTATAAAATTATGGTACCGATGTCCAAATCCATTACCGCGGTCATCTTCCTGTTCCTGCTGATGGAACGGTGGACGGAGCTGCTCTGGGATATGATCGTGGCGCGCAGCGACGACATGCTGACGCTGAACGTGCTCCTGTCCCAGATGTTCGGGCCGTACGGCAGCTATCCCGGCCCGCTGTATGCGGCATCCGTGCTGCTCACGGTGCCGATCATCATCCTGTTCATCATGTTCGGCAAGAAGTTCAAGGAAGGCATGCAGTTCAGCCTGAAATAAGGCCACTTGCTGAGGCCGGGCCCATCATTTACGTTTACTGACCCAAGGAGGCATACTGGATTGACTATGAACCGTTCAACCATAAAAACATGCGAGATTCTGCTTCGCGAATACCAGAATAAGCCGAGAGCCGTCAATAACCCGGTGAAGCTGTCATTCACCGGCGTCGGCGGCAAGGATGTGTATAACATCACGGCGCCGTTCACGCTTGGCGGGAAGACCATCCTCGCCGGCCGGGTGGAATCCCGGGACAGCGAGCGTTCGGAAATCCGCTTCTTTACCGAGCGCCCGGACAGCAGCTGGGCGCCTCTAAGCGGCGCTCCCGTCTTTACCCTGCAGGATCCGTTCTTCACCTTCATTCAAGGGGAGCTGATCCTCGGCGGGGTCGAGGTCTTCCCGCACCCCCACAAGGCGGATGCCCCGCTGTGGCGGACGGTATTGTACAAGGGAAAAACGCTCCATGAGCTGACCCCGTTCTTCACGGGCCCCGACGCCATGAAGGATCTGCGCATCGCCGAGCTGCCGGGCGGGGAGATCGCGGTCTTTACCCGGCCGCAAGGAGCGAAGGGCGGCCGGGGCAAAATCGGGTACGCCGTCGCCTCCTCGCTGCGCGACCTGACCATAGAGCTGGTCAACGAGGCACCGCTGCTTGCGGATCAGTTCATTGACGCGGAATGGGGAGGTGCCAACGAGCTGCACCTGCTCAAGAACGGCCGGATCGGCGTGCTCGGACACGTCGCCTGCTTCGATGACGCCGGGGACCGGCACTACTACCCGATGGTGTTCGCGCTCGACCCGGCTACGGGTGAGCATTCCGACATGGCCCTAATCGCAGTCCGGGCCGATTTCCTGCCGGGCGAAGCCAAGCGTCCCGATCTCGCCGATGTCGTGTTTAGCGGCGGGCTCATGCGCAAGCCCGACGGAACGGCAGACCTCTACGCGGGAATCAGCGATGCCGAGGCGCAGCGAATCACCATGCCCGATCCTTTTCTGCGATTTGAGTCCTGATGCCGCTGCTTGTTACTTGTTATTTTGATTGCTGAGCTTGATGATCGTTCTCCAATGATCATTGCACGATGATCGTATGCTTGATGATCATTGCGGATCGATGCTTAAACCTGGAAGTTATTCAGCTTCTTAATTATAAATCTGCTTAATGATTGGGGTTGCAGCTATGAAAATATATCGATACGAGGAGAACCCTCTGATCACACCGGCCGACGTAAAGCCGTACCACGAGGGCTTTGAGGTCATCGGCGCCTTCAATGCGGGCGTTGCCGAATATAACGGCGAAGTGCTGCTGCTGCTGCGCGTTGCGGAGCGGCCGGTGAGCAGCGATCCGCGCATCGTGAAGGCCCCCGTATTCAACGCCCGAACCCGGGATCTCGATATCCTGGAATTCCGTACGGACGATGAACGCTATGATTTCTCCGATCCCCGCGTCATCCGCAACGTCCGTCAAAGCGCATCCTTCGAATATTTGACCTCCCTGTCCTATATTCGACTGGCGCGGAGCAAGGACGGCCATCGCTTTACGATCGAGGATCAGCCCCTGGTGTACCCGGCCCAATGCTTAGAGACGTTCGGCATCGAGGATCCGCGGGTTACGCAGATTGGGGACACCTACTATATATACTTCTCCGCCGTCTCCCCTGTCGGGATCGGAGAATCGATGGTGTCCACCAAGGACTTTGTCACCTTCACCCATCACGGCATGATTTTCGGGCCGGACAACAAGGATGTGCTGATCTTCCCTGAGAAGATCGGCGGCAAATACTATGCGCTTCATCGTCCGACCACCAAAAGCACCGGCAATCCGGAAATGTGGATCGCTGAATCCGACAATCTTGTGTATTGGGGCAACCACAAGCATCTTGCCGGACTCCGCGAAGGCATGTGGGACAGCGGCCGCATCGGCGGCGGGGCCGTACCCATCCGTACGGAGAAGGGCTGGCTCGAGCTCTACCACGGCGCCACCAAGGAACACCGTTATTGCATGGGTGCGCTGCTGCTGGATCTGAACGACCCGTCGAAAGTGATTGCCCGCTCGAGCCGGCCGATTATGGAGCCTGAAGCAGACTATGAGAAGAACGGATTTTTCGGCGATGTTGTGTTCTCCTGCGGCGCCCTTGTCCACGGTGACGTTGTGAAGATGTATTACGGCGTTGCCGATACGTCGATGGCTTGCGCCGAGCTGAGCCTTAGCGAGATTTTGGACAGCCTTGCCTATGAGTAATGCGCCCGCTCATGAGTAACTCGCCGGACGACTGATGCGCATGAAGCCGGGACCCGCTGAATCTGGGGTCTCGGCTATTTTTCCCGGGATAAACCCTCTCCATAGAACCGGCAGATCCACCCGAAAAAAAGATTATGGAAGCGCATTCGAATTGCGTTACAATAGAAGGCAAACGATGTCCATTTTCACGTTCCAGGTGCGCATGCAAGCCGTTACTCTTGAAATGCTCCCTGGATCCCTAAGGAGGAATAGGCGCATGATTCAAGGCATTGCCCATTTGGCTTTCGATGTGGCCGACATGGAGAAATCCCTGCACTTCTACTGCGGCATTCTCGGATTCACCCGCGCGTTCGATATTCCGGACGATCAGGGCCGGCCATGGATTGAGTACATTAAGGTCAGGGACGGACAATTCATCGAATTGTTTTACGGCGGCCGGAACAAGCCGGAGCACGTGCAGCAGCCGATCGGCTTCTCGCATCTCTGCCTGGAGGTCCGCGATATCCATGAGATCGCCGGGCATCTCCGCAAGCATGGCGTCCCCCTCGACGTGGAGCCTGTGCAGGGCAAGGATCACAACTGGCAGTGCTGGGCCAAGGACCCTGACGGGAACCGGATCGAATTCATGCAGCTGGATCCGAAATCGCCTCAGATGAACTGCTAATGGATTTTTTACAGAAGGGCACTCATTCCTTGAGCCGGCTTAGAGACGTACCGTCCTAGCGGTTGGCCTAAACATCCGGAAGCATCGGCTCGGCCAGGGCTGTTCCGCGGGGCGCGCTCCCTGCTGAGCAGCTCTTTTTTTCTCCGCAAAAACCGGGCTGTTCCCCTCTCTCCTAACCTCTTGCCAACTTCTGTTAATCCGGCTACAATAGAACCACCGTATTATTCAAATTTGAATAATATGAATCGATTTGCATATGAAAAAAGGAGCATACATATCATGAATGCACAGCAAAGCAACATCAAGCTCGTTGTGGCCGGGCTGCTGCTCGGGATCTTCATGGCCGCAATCGATAATACGATTGTCGCCACGGCGTTATCCACCATCATTCGCGATCTGCAAGGCTTCGATCAAGTGGTGTGGGTAACCTCGGTGTATATGGTTGCCGTCATGGCCGGTACGCCGATCTTCGGCAAGCTGTCCGACATGTATGGACGCAAGCGGTTTTTCATCTTCGGGCTTGTCGTCTTCCTTATCGGATCCGCCTTATGCGGAATGGCCGGAAGCATGACCCAGCTCATTATTTACCGGGCCATTCAGGGCATTGGGGGCGGCGCCCTCATGCCGATCGCCTTTACGATCGTGTTCGACCTGTTCCCGCCGGAGAAACGGGGAAAAATGACGGGCCTGCTCGGCGCCGTCTTCGGGACCTCGAGCATCATGGGGCCTCTTCTTGGTGCCTTCATCACCGACAGCATTGGCTGGGAATGGATTTTCTATGTCAACGTTCCGATCGGGATCGTAGCCTTCATCTTCATTATGACGGCATACAAGGAATCCCCTTCGCACACCAAACAGAAGATTGACTGGACGGGAGCGGCTACGCTTGTCGGCGCCATCATCTGCCTTATGTTCGGCCTGGAGCTCGGCGGCCAGACCTATCCTTGGGACTCCCCGCAAATTCTGGGACTGTTCGCAGGCTTCCTCGTCCTGTTCATCGTGTTTCTGTTTGCGGAGACCCGCGCAGCCGAGCCGATTATCTCGTTCCAGATGTTCCGCAAGCGCCTGTTCGCTTCAAGCAATCTCGTCGCCCTGTTCTATGGCGCCACCTTTATCGTGGCGACCATTTACATCCCGATCTTCGTCAGCGGCGTATACGGCGGCAGCGCCACCAATTCCGGGCTGATCCTGATGCCGATGATGCTCGGCAGCGTAGTCGGGAGCCAGCTGGGCGGCATGCTGACAACCCGTGCCGCATTCCGGAACATTATGATTCTGTCCGCGGTATGCTTTATTGCAGGAATCTTCTGCCTCAGCACCATCAGTTCGGAAACCCCGCGTTATTTGCTGACGGTCTATATGGTGCTGACAGGCTTTGGCGTCGGATTCTCCTTCTCCGTGCTCAGTATGGCCTCCATCCATAACTTTGACGCACGGAAGCGGGGCGCCGCCACGTCAACGAACTCCTTCCTCCGCTCCTTCGGGATGACGGTCGGAATTACGATATTCGGCATCATACAGCGCAACGGCCTGAATAACCGCCTCGCCGATTTGGGCGGAAACGCCCCTGCGGGCGCCGACCTCAGCGCCGATGCCATCCTGTCGCCTGAGGTGATGAGCCAAATGCCTCCTCAGGTGCGGGAGCAGATTATCGGCTCGCTGGCGGATTCCGTTGCACGTACCTTTATGTGGGCCCTGGTGCCGGCTGTACTTGCTCTTGTCTTCGTGCTCATGATGGGCAAAGAGCGGGTTATCGTTCCCGGCAAGCAGACCAACAATGCGTAAGAGGGCATAGCCTATGTCGATGAAGCTGGCGATTCTCGGGCTGCTGCTGGAGGGCGACTACCACCCGTACGAAATTCGCAGCATCATGAAGGACCGCGGCATGGACCAATACACCAAACTCCAATTGGGCTCCCTATATTATGCCGTGGACCGGCTGGCCGAGGAGGGCTATATCGAAGCGGTAGAAACGATTCAGAGCGACAACCGGCCCGACAAAACCATTTACCGGATCACGGATGCCGGCCGCAAGCATTTTGAGCTGCTGCTGCTGAAGAAGTTCAGGGATATCGAGCCGGTGCACCATCCGCTCTATATCGCGCTGCCCTTCTCCCGACATGCGGATCCCGAAGCCCTCGGCCCGATCCTTCAGACCCGGATTCGCGATGCCGAGCACCGCGTCAATCAGGCGTATCAATTGTATGTGGAGCACCGCGGCTTCGTTCCCCGAAGCACGCAGCATCTGATGGTCGGAATGTATGAGCATGCGAAGACCGATCTCAACTGGCTGAAGCGACTATATGCGGATGTGATCGATGGACGGCTCGGCATTAAGGGAGATCCGCTGCCGCTCGATGAGGATGAACGCTGATCGGACATTGAACGGATGTTGAAAATGAAAAAGAGCGAGGCCGCCTGTAGGGGCGCCTCGCTCTTTTTGTGTATTGTCAGATTTAGAACAGGAACTCGTCCGGATTGGATCCAAAGCGCTTGTTCTCGTTCAAGCCGTCGATAGCTGCCATATCCTCGGCGGACAGCTCGAAATCGAAGATGTTCGCATTCTCGCGGATACGATGCTCTTTGATTGACTTCGGAATGACGATCACGCCGTTCTGAATATCCCAGCGCAGAATGACCTGTGCCGTCGTCTTGCCGTATTTCTCGGCGATCTGCGCCAGTACCGGATGATCCAGATTGCCCTGCATCAGCGGGCTCCAGGCTTCGAGCACGATGTTGTTCTCGCGCGCATAGGCAAGCAGCTCCTTCTGGGAGAGCAGCGGATGCAGCTCGACCTGATTCACGACCGGAACGACGCCCGTTTCCTCGATAATATGCTCCAGATGGCGGATTTGGAAGTTGCTCACACCGATCGAGCGGACAAGCCCCTCTTTTTGCAGGTGAATAAGTGCCTTCCATGTCTCCAGATACTTATCTCTACCCGGCCAGTGAACCAGGTACAAATCCACGACTTCCAGACCCAGCTTCTTACGGCTCGTTTCAAAAGCCTGCAGCGTCTTCTCGTAGCCCTGATCGTCGTTCCACACCTTGGTTGTAATGAACAGCTCGTCCCGAGAAACTCCGGATTCGCGAATGGCTTGCCCTACACCCTCTTCATTGCCGTAGATCGCAGCTGTATCGATCATGCGGTATCCCGCGGCAATGGCGGATTTTACGGACTGAATAACCTCTTCGCCTTCTTTGGTCTTCCATACGCCGAGGCCCAGCCAAGGCATCTTGACGCCGTCATTCAAAGTAGGTCCATCGGTAAAAACTTGATTGGCCATTCTGAAATCCCTCCTGATTATGTAATGTCATGCGGTTAACGCCGCTTTCTCCAGTATATCAAATTCCAAGTATCCCGCTCAACGTTAGTCGTTACCCGCCGTCCATAGCGATTTCTAAACTTGCTTTAAACGGGATTTAAACTTGGACATGTACAATGGAGGCAAGCTTACAACACAGGAGGATTGCCGGATGGAGAAAGTAACGCTGGTCATTGCGCTCGCCGCACTTGCGGTAGCCGCGATTCTTTTTATAGGCAACATTTGGAACAACGGGATTGCATCCGCCTTTTCCATGAATTCCCGCGCGAAAAAGTACGCCGTTGTGTCATTAATCATCTACGCCGCTTCCATCAGCTGCTTCGTGCTTCTCAGGAATATCTAACGCGGGTAGGTCTTGGAGCTAAAACGCGAAAAGGGCTGATCTCAAGGCAAATAGAAACAGTGCCCCAAAGACCAGCCCCCGCTTTTGGGTTAACAAGCGGTCCGAACCGTCAGTCAATATTTACGCTTGAAAATGCCGAAGGTCAGCAGACCGCAAGCAGCCATGAACAGATACGGACCTGCCGCTGCGCCCCGAATCGTTTCCCCGAAGAATTCGATCGTCTTGGACGACACGTACATGATGGTGAACACCACGGCCAGCAGCGCAAAGCCGTATGCGATAATCTTGTTCATCCGCTTGCCGCGTACCACCTTCACGAACGGATAGATATAACACACGATAAAAAACACCCCGCCCTGAAGAAACCCGTTCTCCGCAGCGATTCCGATATCCAGCCAGTTGAAGAAGAAAGAGGCCAGCGCGAGGCAGGTGGCGATAAAAATGATTTTGCCGCCCAGATCCCATTCCATAAAACGAAGCTTCATTCCATTACACTCCCCTAGCCCGTGTCCATCGCCGCCAAGGGGCGGGATGAACCGTGGACTTCAACAAAGTCAGGGATAATTATACCGGATTTTGTCCGGGGGCGGTAGAGAAACTACGCGTCCTGAGAACCGTTCAGCCACACGGTTTTATCGGCTGCCGGCTGGCGCTTGCCTTGCTTCGGCTCCATATCCTGATATCCGATATACAGGAAGCCGAGCATCTTGCCATTCGAGCCCAATCCGAACGCCTCATTCATAAGGGCGTGGAAGCATGGCTCTCCTGTTCTCCATACAGCACCGAGTCCAAGGCCATGGATCTCGAGGAGCATGTTCTGGATGGCGGCGAATACCGCGCCGTACTCCTCAATCTCAATCACTTTAGGATCCGTGGAGGGCTCGACAGCTACCCCGATCACGACCGGGGCACGGTATGCCTTCGCGCGTCCCGACTCACGGGCGGCGGCAATCCCTTCTTCGCTGGTGTCTCCTGCACCTGCAGCTTGAATGTCGCCGAGAGCGTTACCGAGTACATCCCGGCCCTCCCCCTGCATCACAAAAAATCGCCAAGGCTCCGTCAATTTATGGTTCGGCGCCCAGGTACCCGCTTCAATAATTCGCTCCAACAGCTCCTGCGGCACGGCATCAGGCTTTACTTTGCCGATACTGCGGCGCGTGCGGATCGCTTCACTTACGTTCATATCCTGCATCCTCCTAAGCATATTATCGATATTAGGCCTTCCTATGCCTTCGCATAAGCCAGCAGATTCATTTCTCTTTCAGAATCCGGCTTTCACCAATGCCTAATTGAGAGTCTATCTCAATTATACCAAAAAGAGAAGAGGCTCACGAATTGCCCGGGACGCTCCCGAGACGCATCCGGGTCAGGGCCGGAATGCGCAGGTATAACGAGGGTAAATTGACCGTCTGATAATTAATAGGGTGAATTCATCTTTAGCAGGAATCAGCATCCACTTCATTTTTGTCATATATTCCTGATATCTTCGGTTTTAGATGAAAAATACCAGGCTAATTCTCTCGATTTTCATCTAGTAATCCATGCCATTATCTGGGATAATGAGCATTAATATATACTAGAATTGGAGGATGATTTATGACTGCAAAGAGACGGATGACCCCTGAGGATCTGTACCGGATGAGCTGGGTGAACGACCCGGTCGTATCACCTGCCAGCGGCGCTATTGCTTATGTACATAAGACCGTTAATGAGAAAAAGGACGGCTACCGCTCCCACATCCGGCTGTTCCCGGCCGGGGCGGATCAGGATATTCCGTTCACCGCGGGCGAAGCGGATGGCGCCCCGGCTTGGTCGCCGGACGGTCAACAGCTGGCTTTCCTGCGCAAGAAGGACCACAAGCCTCAAGTATGGACGATGCCGGCAAGCGGCGGCGAAGCTCGCCCTGTTACCGATTTGAAATATGGCGTCAGCGCCTTTAAGTGGTCGCCGGACAGCAAGATGCTGCTTGTGCGAAGTGAAGTGGCGGATGCCGCGCAAGAGAGCGGAGATGAAGAAGCGCAGGAGCAAGGCGGGAAGGATAAGCTGCCGGAAGAGAAAATCTACAACCGCATCCGATATAAAGCCGATGGCGCGGGGTTGTGGAACGGACGCCGGTCTCATCTGCACGTCGCGGATCTTGCGGCCGGAGAAACCAAGCAGCTGACGGATGGCGAGTTCGATGTGCAGTCCTTTGCCTGGTCGCCGGACGGCACACGTATCGCTTATAGTGCCAGCACCGCTTCCGAAGACGATCCCGATCCGGACTTCCGTCTGACGAACGATGTGTTCGTAACCGAGGCGTCCGGCTCCAACGCCCGCCAAATTACGGATGGATCGCTATCCATCGGAACGATCGCTTTCACGCCGGACGGCCGTCACGTTCTCCTGCTCGCCAGCGATCTGTCCTGCGGATTCGCCACCCTCTCCAAGATTCATCTGGTTCCGTTAGCGGGTGGAGAATCCCGTATGCTCTTCCCGGACATGGATGTCCAGCTTGGCCATGCCGCTGTCAGCGATATGCGTACCGGGGCGGGCACGCCGCCGCTGTTCAGCAGAGACGGCCAATCGGTATATCTCCAGCTCAGCCAGGACGGCGGCGTGCACATCGGCCGCTTTGCACTGGACGGCTCCTCCTACGAGCTGGTCGTATCCGGGGAACGCGAGGTTTATCAATTCGCCCTGACTCCGGAGGAGAACATCGTATTCGCCGCAGCCGATTCCCTGCAGCCCGGCGATTTGTTCCTCTACTCGTCAGACAACGGCAGGGAGAAGCGGCTTACGGAGTGCAACAAGGAGCTGTGGGATGAGCTTGACCTCAGCAAGCCGGAGGCATTCACGTTCCGCACCTCCGACGGCTGGTCGATCCAAGGCTGGATCATGAAGCCGGTTGATTTCCAGGAAGGCTCGAAGGTTCCGGCGGTGCTTGAAATTCATGGCGGACCGCAGGCAATGTACGCGCACACGTTCATGCATGAATTCCAGCTGCTGGCGGCTGCCGGTTATGCGGTATTCTACACTAATCCGCGCGGCGGACATGGTTA from Paenibacillus ihbetae includes:
- a CDS encoding nitroreductase family protein; the protein is MNVSEAIRTRRSIGKVKPDAVPQELLERIIEAGTWAPNHKLTEPWRFFVMQGEGRDVLGNALGDIQAAGAGDTSEEGIAAARESGRAKAYRAPVVIGVAVEPSTDPKVIEIEEYGAVFAAIQNMLLEIHGLGLGAVWRTGEPCFHALMNEAFGLGSNGKMLGFLYIGYQDMEPKQGKRQPAADKTVWLNGSQDA
- a CDS encoding alpha/beta hydrolase family protein gives rise to the protein MTAKRRMTPEDLYRMSWVNDPVVSPASGAIAYVHKTVNEKKDGYRSHIRLFPAGADQDIPFTAGEADGAPAWSPDGQQLAFLRKKDHKPQVWTMPASGGEARPVTDLKYGVSAFKWSPDSKMLLVRSEVADAAQESGDEEAQEQGGKDKLPEEKIYNRIRYKADGAGLWNGRRSHLHVADLAAGETKQLTDGEFDVQSFAWSPDGTRIAYSASTASEDDPDPDFRLTNDVFVTEASGSNARQITDGSLSIGTIAFTPDGRHVLLLASDLSCGFATLSKIHLVPLAGGESRMLFPDMDVQLGHAAVSDMRTGAGTPPLFSRDGQSVYLQLSQDGGVHIGRFALDGSSYELVVSGEREVYQFALTPEENIVFAAADSLQPGDLFLYSSDNGREKRLTECNKELWDELDLSKPEAFTFRTSDGWSIQGWIMKPVDFQEGSKVPAVLEIHGGPQAMYAHTFMHEFQLLAAAGYAVFYTNPRGGHGYGQVHVNTVRGDYGGRDYQDLMEAVDYVLDTYDYVDGSRLGVTGGSYGGFMTNWIVGHTDRFQAAVTQRSISNWISFYGVSDIGYTFTHDQIWGNPWDDLEKLWKHSPLAYVKNVNTPLLILHGEQDLRCPIEQGEQLFIALKKLGRKTQLIRFPGADHNLSRSGHPHLRVRRLSHIVRWFEEHIER